From the Deltaproteobacteria bacterium genome, one window contains:
- a CDS encoding DUF2191 domain-containing protein, whose protein sequence is MRTNIIIDDELMHEAMTLSQLKTKKAVVETGLKLLVQIKKQERIKSLRGKLKWDGDLDAMRLDQ, encoded by the coding sequence ATGAGAACCAATATTATTATAGATGACGAATTAATGCATGAAGCCATGACACTCAGCCAGCTAAAAACCAAAAAAGCTGTTGTTGAGACAGGGCTTAAATTATTGGTTCAAATTAAAAAACAAGAACGTATCAAAAGCTTACGTGGAAAATTGAAATGGGATGGTGACCTTGATGCAATGAGGTTAGACCAGTGA
- a CDS encoding VapC toxin family PIN domain ribonuclease encodes MILVDSSVWVNYFNGISTWQTDLLDNYLSNVPVVIGDLILTEVLQGFRSNKDYEIAKNFLSDLPFRQIGGYNVAIKSAQNYRLLRKAGVTVRKTIDIIIATFCIMEGLTLLHDDRDFDPMVSHFSLKTPMPL; translated from the coding sequence GTGATTTTGGTCGACTCATCCGTATGGGTCAATTATTTCAACGGTATTTCCACATGGCAAACAGACCTTCTTGACAATTACCTTTCAAATGTACCCGTCGTCATCGGTGATTTAATTCTCACAGAGGTCCTTCAGGGTTTCAGATCTAATAAAGATTACGAAATAGCCAAGAACTTCCTCAGTGATCTTCCGTTTCGTCAAATCGGTGGATACAATGTCGCCATTAAAAGTGCCCAAAATTACCGACTCCTTCGAAAAGCTGGTGTCACTGTACGAAAAACAATTGATATAATAATCGCGACGTTTTGTATTATGGAGGGATTGACCTTGCTCCATGATGATCGTGATTTTGATCCCATGGTATCCCATTTCTCCCTGAAGACACCTATGCCATTATAA
- a CDS encoding 4-amino-4-deoxy-L-arabinose transferase, translating into MNRYLPLILSGVLLNACAQLVLKQGMRNIGHFAFSIQNILPIGVKVALNPFVMAGILCYVMSVIVWLMVLSRVDVSYAYPLLSAGYIVTAFAGRFFFDEVLGPVRWAGILIICLGVYLVTRSV; encoded by the coding sequence ATGAACAGATACCTACCGCTGATCCTGTCAGGGGTCTTGCTGAATGCCTGTGCTCAACTCGTACTCAAACAGGGCATGCGCAACATAGGCCATTTTGCATTTTCCATCCAAAATATCTTACCCATCGGGGTCAAAGTGGCACTGAACCCCTTTGTAATGGCAGGTATACTCTGTTACGTGATGAGTGTCATCGTGTGGCTGATGGTCCTCTCCAGGGTGGACGTGAGCTATGCCTATCCACTACTGAGCGCGGGCTACATCGTGACTGCCTTTGCAGGACGGTTTTTCTTTGACGAGGTCCTGGGGCCTGTACGCTGGGCAGGCATACTGATAATCTGCCTGGGTGTATATCTCGTTACAAGGAGTGTATAA
- a CDS encoding acyl-CoA thioesterase: MRSQRCYFPQEPDAPRPLTVTVPRRVRFEEIDPLGMVWHGRYVSYLEDGRVAFGDRYGLRYTKFRDEGLAAPILKMHIDYKAPLRFDEIMNIETALHWSDAMRLNFEYHITGQDGRLAATGYTVQLLTDMKGDVLLVPTAWIEDFRQKWRDGKLE; encoded by the coding sequence ATGAGATCTCAACGTTGCTACTTTCCTCAAGAGCCTGATGCTCCCAGGCCTCTTACAGTCACTGTTCCCCGCAGGGTCAGGTTTGAAGAAATAGATCCGTTGGGGATGGTATGGCACGGCCGGTACGTGAGTTATCTTGAAGATGGCCGCGTGGCATTTGGAGACAGGTACGGCCTGCGTTACACGAAGTTCCGGGATGAAGGGCTGGCAGCTCCTATTTTGAAAATGCACATCGACTATAAGGCCCCGTTACGCTTTGATGAGATAATGAACATTGAGACCGCTCTACACTGGAGCGATGCCATGAGGCTGAACTTTGAATATCATATTACAGGCCAGGACGGACGTTTAGCAGCCACTGGGTATACGGTCCAACTCCTGACAGATATGAAGGGGGATGTTTTGCTCGTACCGACTGCCTGGATTGAAGATTTCCGGCAAAAGTGGAGAGATGGCAAGCTGGAATGA
- a CDS encoding 3-oxoacyl-ACP reductase FabG translates to MDKPRTVLITGGSRGIGAAIAKRLASAGYDIWLNYRSSHEAAASVKSDIEARGQRCTLLPFDVADEPAVDKVLTPLLDEEVPYALVHSAGVTRDTVAALMRREDWDTVLNVHLTGFFLLTRILLKAMLSKRQGRIIAIASVSGETGLAGQINYSAAKAGLIGASKALAREVAKRNILVNAVSPGLIETEMIRDLPREKLLPTIPLGRIGRPEEVAGVVNFLLSDEASYITGQVIGVNGGLYM, encoded by the coding sequence ATGGACAAACCACGCACAGTATTGATTACAGGCGGCAGCCGGGGTATTGGAGCTGCGATTGCCAAAAGACTGGCCAGCGCGGGCTATGATATCTGGCTCAATTACCGCTCCTCGCATGAAGCGGCCGCATCTGTAAAAAGTGACATAGAGGCCCGGGGACAGCGCTGTACTCTCCTGCCCTTTGATGTGGCTGACGAACCGGCTGTGGACAAGGTTCTCACCCCATTGCTGGATGAGGAAGTGCCATACGCTTTAGTCCACAGTGCCGGAGTCACCCGTGACACAGTGGCGGCCCTGATGCGCAGGGAGGATTGGGATACAGTGCTCAACGTTCACCTGACCGGTTTCTTTCTGCTGACGCGTATTTTGTTAAAGGCCATGCTGTCCAAAAGACAGGGCCGGATCATTGCCATTGCCTCTGTGTCAGGGGAGACAGGCCTGGCAGGTCAGATTAACTACTCTGCGGCAAAGGCAGGGCTCATAGGGGCATCCAAGGCCCTTGCCAGGGAGGTGGCCAAGCGCAACATTCTGGTCAACGCAGTATCACCCGGACTCATTGAGACGGAGATGATCCGGGACCTGCCCAGGGAAAAACTGCTCCCGACTATTCCCCTTGGCCGCATCGGACGGCCTGAAGAGGTGGCAGGGGTGGTAAATTTCCTGCTGAGCGATGAGGCAAGCTACATTACAGGGCAGGTTATAGGGGTAAACGGGGGCCTTTACATGTGA
- a CDS encoding glycosyltransferase, whose product MDLIADKNNRWDLDLSIIIPVKDEEKNISRLAKEVGMVMNAALWSWECLWLDDGSTDNTLSELQQINAKDSRHQFIALSRNYGQSAALYTGFGCARGEILVTLDGDGQNDPKDIPVLVRRLLEDNADMVNGFRRKRRDTFIRKVSSRIGNAFRNWVTNEQIHDVGCSLRVFRHRCVENIPVFKGMHRFLPTLIRISGCSVILEMPVNHRPRRYGQTKYGIHNRLWVGLMDTLAVRWMQTRMVYPEIKTSSLNKEKERTYMFSKPRLRGPQTR is encoded by the coding sequence ATGGATTTGATTGCGGATAAAAATAACCGATGGGATTTAGACCTGAGCATCATCATTCCTGTCAAGGATGAAGAAAAAAATATCTCCCGACTTGCAAAAGAGGTCGGAATGGTGATGAATGCCGCATTATGGTCCTGGGAATGCCTTTGGCTGGATGACGGATCAACAGATAATACGCTATCCGAACTACAGCAAATAAACGCAAAGGATTCCCGCCATCAATTTATTGCCCTGTCACGCAACTATGGTCAATCGGCAGCCCTATATACAGGCTTTGGTTGCGCGCGCGGGGAGATTCTGGTCACCCTGGATGGTGATGGACAAAATGATCCTAAGGATATCCCTGTCCTGGTAAGACGTCTGCTTGAAGATAATGCAGACATGGTAAACGGCTTTCGCCGGAAACGAAGGGACACCTTCATACGGAAGGTCTCCTCGCGTATTGGGAATGCCTTCCGGAATTGGGTTACCAATGAACAGATACATGATGTAGGCTGCTCACTGCGGGTCTTTCGCCACCGGTGCGTGGAAAATATCCCGGTATTCAAGGGAATGCACCGCTTTTTACCTACACTGATACGAATCAGCGGGTGTTCCGTCATACTTGAAATGCCGGTGAACCACCGTCCTCGCAGGTATGGACAGACAAAGTATGGCATCCATAACCGTCTTTGGGTAGGGTTGATGGATACCCTGGCCGTGCGATGGATGCAGACTCGAATGGTATATCCAGAGATAAAGACTTCATCGTTGAATAAAGAGAAAGAAAGGACGTACATGTTCAGTAAACCGCGTCTTCGCGGACCCCAAACCCGATGA
- a CDS encoding outer membrane lipoprotein carrier protein LolA, translating into MSGKGMRQKLILILLSFFIISPVFAEDNGRLSSFIHEVEAKAATVKTLTCTLKQERHLAIFARPVIFRGRMALEKPDKLRWEFTSPIASVLIFNGAKGIKCSGNSEPQRFNLATDPVMQMVSKQIWTWVNGSYATLQEQYHMVLLEPGPCLVLTASDPKIARAISSVKISFNPDSLQPTTVRIQEAGGDHTVISFSDFILNQPLNQSLFTRCSSP; encoded by the coding sequence GTGAGCGGAAAAGGAATGAGGCAGAAACTGATACTTATACTTTTATCCTTTTTTATTATTTCTCCTGTTTTTGCAGAAGACAATGGCAGACTTTCATCATTTATCCACGAGGTAGAGGCAAAGGCCGCCACTGTCAAGACCTTAACGTGCACACTGAAACAGGAACGTCATTTAGCCATCTTTGCCCGGCCGGTTATTTTTCGAGGCCGCATGGCCTTGGAAAAGCCGGACAAACTGCGCTGGGAATTCACAAGCCCTATAGCCTCTGTGTTGATTTTTAATGGCGCCAAAGGGATAAAATGCAGTGGCAATAGTGAGCCTCAGAGATTTAATCTGGCTACGGATCCGGTAATGCAAATGGTATCTAAACAGATATGGACCTGGGTAAACGGATCATATGCTACTCTACAAGAACAATACCATATGGTATTGCTTGAACCAGGCCCTTGCCTTGTACTTACAGCAAGCGATCCAAAGATAGCAAGGGCAATTTCCAGTGTAAAGATCAGCTTTAATCCTGATTCGTTGCAACCAACCACAGTAAGAATACAGGAAGCCGGCGGGGACCATACTGTAATTTCGTTTAGCGATTTTATCCTGAACCAACCCCTGAACCAATCCCTTTTTACCAGGTGTAGCAGCCCGTGA
- a CDS encoding B12-binding domain-containing radical SAM protein, with amino-acid sequence MTTLNAKNILLVHPLGYRTEAAGRDISRMANIMPPLGLASIAAFLKRQGNDAAIIDYYARPDSDRLVRDYLLTEQPAFIGVSCTTSSFLDAVRIIKIAKSILPDIQAVLGGPHVSAMKERVLEDFPVIDFVVVGEGEQTLAELMECGGKEAALIQGVIYRDAGGDTCFTGYRDKGIVLDTLPFPAYEELEGYPEAYRLPIFNYPRVPNTSCISSRGCPYACSYCDRSVFRRTFRYNSAEYMYHHLRYLKERFGIRHINFYDDQFTFNRKRIDKFTQMLIDSPLGMSFNCAVRAEHIDLDLLRQMKAAGCWMISLGIETGDENLLARHRQHVNLQLLADKIRLIKQAGIRTKGLLMMGLPGETEASIKKSMDYVFSLPIDDFNLAKFIPFPGSPIYQNIHELGEFDEDWEKMDCMHFQFIPKGMTKEQMEELFQKFYKTHFMRPKVLLGYAAMVWRSPDSWLRFLENMGDFLRFARSNKRLGEG; translated from the coding sequence ATGACCACTCTGAATGCAAAAAATATTCTGCTGGTCCATCCGCTCGGCTATCGGACAGAAGCCGCGGGCAGGGACATCTCCAGAATGGCAAACATCATGCCTCCTCTGGGACTGGCAAGCATTGCGGCCTTTCTCAAAAGACAGGGAAATGATGCCGCCATTATCGACTACTACGCCCGGCCTGACTCGGATCGTCTTGTCCGTGATTATCTGTTGACAGAACAACCTGCCTTTATAGGCGTGAGCTGCACCACATCGAGTTTTCTTGACGCAGTCCGCATCATAAAAATTGCCAAGAGCATCCTGCCTGACATCCAGGCGGTATTGGGCGGTCCCCATGTTTCGGCCATGAAAGAACGGGTCTTGGAAGACTTCCCTGTTATTGATTTTGTCGTTGTAGGTGAAGGGGAGCAGACCCTTGCCGAACTGATGGAGTGCGGCGGAAAAGAGGCTGCCCTGATTCAGGGTGTAATATACCGGGATGCCGGAGGAGATACCTGTTTTACCGGTTATCGGGACAAAGGGATTGTGCTCGACACCCTTCCGTTTCCTGCCTACGAGGAGTTGGAAGGGTACCCCGAAGCCTACAGGCTGCCCATATTCAATTATCCCAGGGTTCCCAATACCAGTTGCATATCCAGCCGTGGCTGCCCTTATGCCTGCAGCTATTGTGACCGGTCTGTATTCCGGCGCACTTTCCGTTACAACTCAGCCGAGTATATGTATCACCACCTGCGCTATCTGAAGGAACGCTTCGGGATACGGCACATCAATTTCTATGACGATCAATTTACTTTCAACCGCAAAAGGATTGATAAATTTACACAGATGCTGATAGACAGCCCATTGGGAATGAGTTTTAACTGTGCAGTGCGGGCTGAACATATCGATTTGGATCTGCTTCGACAGATGAAGGCAGCGGGATGTTGGATGATCAGCCTTGGAATTGAAACCGGTGACGAGAATCTCTTGGCCCGACACCGGCAGCATGTAAACCTGCAACTATTGGCAGACAAAATACGCTTGATCAAACAGGCAGGGATCCGTACTAAAGGACTTTTGATGATGGGGTTGCCGGGTGAGACTGAAGCCAGTATCAAGAAGAGCATGGACTATGTATTTTCCCTGCCCATTGACGATTTTAACCTGGCCAAGTTTATTCCATTCCCCGGCTCTCCCATTTATCAAAACATCCATGAATTAGGAGAGTTTGATGAAGACTGGGAAAAGATGGACTGCATGCACTTCCAGTTCATTCCAAAAGGGATGACCAAGGAGCAAATGGAGGAACTTTTCCAGAAATTCTACAAGACCCATTTTATGCGCCCGAAAGTCCTTTTAGGTTATGCGGCCATGGTCTGGCGCTCACCTGATAGTTGGTTACGTTTTTTGGAGAATATGGGAGATTTTCTCAGATTTGCCAGAAGCAATAAACGACTTGGAGAGGGCTGA
- a CDS encoding lipid A biosynthesis protein yields the protein MNTYWLGLGFFAQILFSSRFLVQWIASEKAGKSVVPVLFWYLSLAGSVLLLIYAIYRQDPVFIFGQAGGIFIYSRNLYLIRREKRRPHID from the coding sequence ATGAATACTTATTGGTTAGGTCTGGGCTTTTTCGCCCAGATACTTTTTTCTTCAAGGTTTCTTGTCCAATGGATAGCCAGTGAGAAGGCCGGCAAGAGCGTCGTTCCCGTCCTGTTCTGGTATTTGAGCCTTGCAGGGTCTGTCCTGCTTTTGATATATGCGATATATCGTCAGGATCCGGTCTTTATTTTCGGTCAGGCGGGCGGGATATTTATTTACAGCCGGAACCTCTATCTGATCCGGCGTGAGAAGAGAAGGCCCCATATTGATTGA
- a CDS encoding beta-ketoacyl synthase, translating to MKSVAIVATRAITSLGNLDETWSGLMEGRSALACLKSDGLFGRWPVGSIDRLEGEPGTAKRLYALIKLLLADSPPVPDDTTLILAITKGAPDELLARSVGPTPGQPCDTASYIARELGLKGPVSTISAACASGTIAIIQGIHRIISGDAKTVAVIGIDILSRFVLAGFASLMALSTQPCRPFDHRRDGLSLGEGAGIILLCATEEAHKRDRPILARITGWGAACDAAHITAPDREASGLIASIKKATDNCRRKVGAINAHGTGTRHNDAMEICAFTTLWGKNNPPFHSVKGAIGHCLGAAGVIEAVLSVESLKRGLIPPSVGLTTPESGIGRITGQKPLAVDHPSILSCNSGFGGINASLLIGAKPLNQLKGVDYDSSLSFYL from the coding sequence ATGAAATCAGTAGCTATTGTGGCCACCAGAGCGATAACTTCTCTTGGCAATTTAGACGAGACGTGGAGCGGACTGATGGAAGGACGCTCTGCCCTTGCCTGTCTTAAATCAGACGGTTTGTTTGGCAGATGGCCGGTAGGGTCAATAGATAGGCTTGAAGGAGAGCCGGGAACGGCAAAACGCCTTTACGCACTGATAAAATTGCTTCTTGCTGACAGCCCCCCGGTTCCGGATGACACCACCCTCATTCTGGCTATTACAAAAGGCGCTCCGGACGAACTCCTTGCCCGGTCAGTCGGTCCCACACCAGGCCAACCTTGTGATACTGCAAGTTATATAGCGAGAGAACTCGGCCTTAAGGGTCCTGTAAGCACAATCAGCGCTGCCTGTGCATCCGGAACAATAGCTATAATCCAAGGAATACACAGGATTATCAGTGGTGATGCAAAAACGGTCGCCGTAATCGGTATAGATATATTAAGCCGGTTTGTGCTGGCCGGTTTTGCAAGTCTTATGGCGCTTTCCACTCAACCTTGCCGTCCTTTCGATCATAGACGTGATGGGCTTAGCCTGGGCGAAGGGGCTGGAATCATACTTCTATGCGCCACAGAAGAGGCCCATAAACGCGATCGGCCCATCCTTGCCCGGATAACCGGATGGGGGGCGGCCTGTGACGCAGCTCACATCACAGCGCCGGACAGGGAGGCGAGCGGGCTGATAGCTTCCATAAAAAAAGCTACGGACAATTGCCGCAGGAAAGTAGGCGCCATAAACGCCCACGGTACCGGTACCCGGCATAACGATGCCATGGAGATATGCGCATTTACCACTCTGTGGGGCAAAAACAATCCGCCTTTTCATTCTGTGAAAGGAGCTATAGGCCACTGCCTTGGAGCTGCAGGCGTAATTGAGGCGGTCTTATCTGTTGAAAGCCTGAAGAGGGGCCTGATTCCTCCAAGCGTTGGACTGACGACACCGGAATCCGGCATCGGCCGTATAACCGGACAAAAACCCCTCGCCGTGGATCATCCATCCATATTATCCTGCAACTCAGGATTTGGCGGCATAAATGCAAGTTTACTTATTGGAGCAAAGCCCCTTAATCAGCTTAAAGGGGTTGATTACGATAGCTCTTTGAGCTTTTATCTTTGA